The genomic DNA CAATTGCACTGTGTCGCCACAAATCTAAAATGGAAGTCAAACTAATCCCCAATACGTACCATTTAGGATCGAATAAGAGATAAATAAATAGCGCGTGAACCAATAAATAGAGAATAAAAAAACTCGTCCATAAGGTATTGCGGGATGTTCCTAAAACATCTCGTTGCGTTACCGTGTGATGAACCTGATGGAGTCGCCAAAAAAAGCGACTGTGAAGCAAACGATGATTCCAATAATAAAGATAATCAACGAAAACAAAACTCAGTAAAAAAGCAATCATCGGCGGTAGTACAAGAATGTCGCGTAAATGTGGAATGAGAACGCTGTAGAGTTGATAAACTAAGGTGACTTGGAGAATGGGAATCGCCAACCCCTGGAACAATAATCCCGTTCCATCTAAAAGCCAATCTTGCCAAGATTTATGCTGAAAAGAGGTTCGATTTCCTGGACGCGCGATCGTTAAAAATAGTAAAATCCAAAAAGCGATAAAAACAAGCATTTTTTAATTCAAAACCTCAAACCCAAAAGCTGACGCGAACCGATCGATTTGGCAGTATCCTAGGGTCTTTTTTCCTGGCAATTTGATTGAAAATGGATTCCACAAAAACATGAATTGTATCCGCAGGTGTATTGGCAAACTGCGTCCCATACTTTTTGATCGCTTCTCCCTGAATTGCCAATGCTTCTATATCTTGTCGAATAATTTTTTGTGCCGTCCAACGAACAAATGGACGTGCAATTTTATTCCATATACCGTAATTGAAAGTTACATCGGTATAAACTAATGTTGAATCTTCTGTTTCAGGAATTGACTGACTGGTAATAAATAGCCTTCGGCGATTGCCCATGTTATACTCAACACTGGTTACATTGGGCATATAAAAACTATCTGTATGCTTAATTTCATTTTTCTTGGGATTTAAGAATCTGGCATACCATCCCAAGTTATTGGTTTCCTTCTGGTATTTCACCAAAACGGCACCATTTTTCCGTTCGACAGTCATCTCTAATTTTTGCTTGCGAGATGTACGGAAAATTCCGGGATGAACGCTAACCGTATGGGGAATATCAATGAAATTCTCCGCACAGTTAATAACAGTGTTCTGGAAATGATTGATAACTCGTACTGTTTCCCAACCGGGTTTACCGTAATACGGCATAGAAAAGGGTTGAAATTCTTCGCTGGGATTGGCAGCCAACCGAACGTAAACATAACCCTCTTGTTCCCGCGTTTCGTATTTTTTCGCACAGCGTTTGTGTCGATACGCTTTAGTTGTACATTCTTCAGAACCAATATCTATTTGTTCGATTAAAGGATTAAAATGATCGTCTCCTTCTGAAGGAACGGAAACAACTTTTCCCTGCTTATCGTACACCCAACCGTGATAGGGACACGACAACATTCCCTGACGAACATTTCCCCGTGAAAGGCGACTATTTCTGTGCAAACATCGATCTTGTAATGCAACAGCTTCTCCATTATCTCCTCGGAATATCGCCAGCCACTCCCCTAATACAGTACGACTGAGAACGGCGTTCGGTTTTAATTCCTGACTCAACGCCACCACATACCAAAAATCTTCAAATTGCATTGACTCTCCTCAATCGTTCGTTAATCCTTTTAACTGTTCAAGGTTGAAATTTTAAGATCGCCAGTGAGTTTAATTTGACACGCTAACCTCGCTTTTTTATTTCCGGGTGCTAGCACTTCTAACACTTCTCGTTCCTCACTGCTGGGCGGTATAATATCTCCTTCAACTTCTACCAAACAGGTTCCGCAAATTCCCGTGCGACAGCCGAAAAGAAGCGGTGAATTTTGTACGGTGAGATACTCGGAAAGTTGAGCATTCTGTTCTAAGGCTAGAGAAGAAAAATTTGTTTCTGGAAAACCAACAAGATATTTTTTATTACTCATTTTAATGATGAAATTAGAAGAAATTTCTGCTTTTGCTAAGGAAATAGAGTCGGACTTTTTTTGGATTTATTACCACAAAGTATTCAGATAAAAATTGATTCAATTCAAGAGATGAAAGCTGATTGCTGAAATTTATTTTGAGGTGCTTGAAAGCATTGGTTTCGGTGGGTTACGGTGAAAACAAAGGTCAAAAATGAGATATACATCGAATTGCCACCTAACCCACCCTACGTAGGCTATATTTTGGGTTTCATAGACTCAACCTAACTGACTTTACTCATTGATTAAGTTATGTGACCACATTGATATTTCTAGTTTATTAACGTATTCCATATATTTAACGAGAGGGGTGTCAATTTTCAAAATGGCATTGGGATTAAAACGAATGTTGTCGTATATTTGCCCGTCTTCTCCTCGCAAGGCGTAATAAGCAAGACGAGTGCAGAGTAATAAAAATTGAGTCACAAACCACCCAAATAACCCTTTTCGTTTTTGAGCGATGTAAATTGGTTGTATGCGAGTTCTCCCAGATGCCATAGGTGTATAGGCATAAATCATGTGCAATGGCGGGAAAAGCTTGACATTTTTCATGATGGTTAATAATCCCAAGCAGCCATCGGCATAACGCATGGTATATTCATAACTTTCTCCTAAAAGCTTGCGTCCAATTTTTTCCCGTAGAGTGGTGCTAGGAAATTGACCTCGTAGTGTGAAGTTAATCTGGTTTTCTTCTGAATTCTGCTCTAGAATCAAATCCATATTGATATTAATTTTATGCACGGTTTGTAAATGTTGTGCATCAATTCCATTCATCATACAAATGTGATGGTGGCAATTGCGCTCAAAAGCTTTGTCTGGAATAGCAATGATTGATTTACCTTTGAATTCGTCAAATTCGGCTACGCTTTGCGGTGCAATTTTGTCTGGATAAATCCAAATAAAGCCATATTTTTCTTCTGTCGCATAGGCTTGTAGTTTTGCTTTTGAGGGGATGGAGGATTGACAGGGAATCTGGGTGCAGTTTCCTTCTTCATTGAATTGCCAATGGTGAAAAAAGCAGCGAATTTGGTTGCCTTCGACTTTTCCAATTCCTAAATCGGTTCCGAGGTGCGGATAGTAAGCCTCTAATGCGCGAGTTTTGCCGTCTGTACCGCGAAAAATAACAATTTTTTGTCCGCAAATTTCCAAGGATTTTGCTTTCTTGTTAGGGATTTCTGCGCTTTTACAAGCAATGTACCAACCTTTAGCAACGATCTCCCCATTATTGAAGATTTTTATGGCAGTAAAAGATTTTTTATTTTTAGTTTGATTCATTGTTTATCACAAAAAATAAATTGATGTAATTACATTTATTGTTATTTTTATTTGGAGCTTTTTTAAAATTAACCTATATAGCGCTACAAAGTTAAGACGACATAATTTCACAAGCCACAATCCATAGCTGGTGGGCATTGCCCACCCTGCGCGATGTCCTAACTTTAAAATCCTGTTTTTGGTGGGTTACGGCAAAGAAAAAGTTAAAAAGAAGATATTTATTGAATTATTGCCTAACCCACCCTACAAAAGACAAAGGCTTTTTACTGTGGTTTATTTTTTATTGGTATTGGATGTAATATTGTTCAGTATTAGTATTAATATAGCGAGTCCCAAAAGAGCGACAAAACGATAGAGGTCAGTTTTTTATGTGGCTGACCCAATAAATTTTTGTGTATCGGTCAAGGATGGGGAAAGTTTGTCTGAATGCGATAGCAGAAACTTACATTAGGCATCTAACGTAAGAGGTATGTCGATTGGCGATTAGCACTATTAAAATATGTTGAGAACATTAAAACATTAGGCACGATATCCTATGGAACGTCTAAAAGGACAAGCCGCGTTGGTAACGGGATCGAGTTCGGGGATTGGTGCGGCAGTGGCGAAATGTTTTGCAGCAGAAGGGGCAAAGGTCGTCGTTAACTACGCTAGTAGTTCTGAAGAAGCGGAGGAAGTGGTAGAAGAGATCGTTGCTGATGGGGGGGACGCGATCGCGGTTCAAGCGGATGTAAGCCAAGAAGACCAGGTACAAAGCCTTTTCGCCAAAATGTTTGAGGCGTATGGAACCATTGACATCCTTGTCAATAATGCTGGGGTGCAACAAGATTCTGATTTTGTTGATATGACTCTCGAACAGTGGAATACGGTCATTAGCATCAATCTCACCGGACAATTTCTCTGTTCTCGCGAAGCGGTTAAAGAATTTCTTCGTCGCGGCATTCCTAGCTATTCTCGTGCGGCGGGAAAAATCATCTGTATGAGTTCGGTACACGAAATCATTCCTTGGGCGGGACATTGCAACTATGCGGCATCGAAGGGGGGTGTTATGCTGTTGATGCAGAGTATGGCGCAGGAACTCGCACACAAGAAAATTCGCATTAATAGCCTTGGCCCTGGGGCAATTAAAACCCCCATTAACCAAGATTCTTGGGACACTCCCGAAGCGAAAGAAGAATTGCTCAAGCTCATTCCCTACAATCGGATTGGCGTTCCTGAAGATATTGGCAAAGCGGCGGTTTGGTTAGCTTCTGAAGAATCGGACTACGTTCACGGCATAACTCTTTTTGTTGATGGTGGAATGACCCTTTATCCGGGTTTTGCGACGGGGGGAGGGTAGTTGACAGACGCGGAGAGGGAGTGATACGAAATCCGGTTTAATGCTCTCAGTGAGGACTGACACGGCACTTCGACACGCTCAGTGACCGGGAGACACGGTGACGCGGAGAAGTTTTTACAATGGGCAATTAAGAAGATTGGATATGAGAGGGGGAGATGGGGTGAAAGAATTGACCTACAAAAAGAAAACTAACGAACTGATAGTTTTAGATGAACGATTTAATTGAATCCGCTTGGCAACTGTTGGAAAAGTCGATTATTTCCTATCAAGGTCGTCCGGTGGGAACCCTTGCTGCTTGCAATTCCGAAAAGACTGGCTTGAATTACGATCAGTGTTTTACCCGCGATTTTGCGGTTTCCGCGATCGCGTTTCTCCTGCGAGGACAAACCGAGATCGTGCGAAACTTCCTCACCACAACCCTTGAGCTTCAAAGTTGCCAGAAGCAAATGGATTGTTTTACACCGGGTCAAGGGTTAATGCCTGCCAGTTTCAAAATCACTTGTGATGAGGGAGAGGAGGGGTTGGGGGCTGATTTTGGAGAGCGCGCGATCGCGCGAGTTGCCCCAGTCGATTCTGGTTTTTGGTGGTTATTAATATTGCGAGCCTACGTCAAAGCCAGTGACGACCTAGATTTAGCCCGTAAGCCCGAATTCCAAAAGGGCATCAAATTAATCTTAGATTTGTGCTTAACGGCGCGTTTTGCAATGTTGCCCACCCTACTCGTCCCCGACGGTTCCTTTACAATCGATCGGCGAATGGGCGTTTACGGGCATCCTTTAGATGTTCAAACCTTGTTTTACCTCGCTTTGCGCTCCGCAAAAGAGCTACTCGCCCCCGAAGACGATTATATTGAAGTGGTTAACCTGCGCTTGGGTCATCTCACCTATCACCTTCGCACCTACTACTGGCTTGATTTCGCGCGTCTCAACGAAATTTATCACTACAAAGTCGAACAATTTGGCAAAGATGCCAACAACAAATTCAATATCTATCCCGATACCATTCCCGATTGGCTGTCAACCTGGATACCCGATACAGGAGGCTACCTTGCGGGCAATTTGGGGCCGGCACGGATCGATTTTCGTTGGTTTGCTCAGGGCAATTTAATGGCAATTCTAGGATCTTTGGCAAGCGAAGAACAAGCCCAAGGAATTATGAATTTAATTGAGCAACGATCCTCCGATCTACTGGGACAAATGCCTCTAAAAATGTGCTTTCCCGCGTTAAAAGGTCGAGATTGGCAGGTTTTGACGGGTTCCGATGCGAAAAATATTCCTTGGTCGTACCACAATAGTGGAAGTTGGCCTTTCTTACTCTGGGAATTGGCAGGCGCGGCAATTAAAACCGGACATGAAGAACTCGCTCAACGGGCTGTAGAGATCGCAATTCAGCGCTTGCCGCAACAGGATTGGCCCGAATACTACGACGGGCAAGAGGGTCGTCTTGTGGGGAAATCTGCCCGAAAATTCCAAACCTGGACAATTGCGGGTTTTCTCGCTGCTCAAGAACTCTTGGAAAATCCCCAAAAGGTCGAAATAGTCTGCTTTGCAGAGGATACAGGAGTTAAGGCTTGTTCGACTTAGAGTAGTATTTCATCGCGATCGCAACCGAGACAACACGTTCAATTCTAATTTTATTGGGGCGCGATCGCGGATTTTAAAGCAGTCACGACACAAAAGGAATAATCGATCGCGCAGGAGAACTTCTTCGCCGG from Lusitaniella coriacea LEGE 07157 includes the following:
- a CDS encoding sterol desaturase family protein, with amino-acid sequence MLVFIAFWILLFLTIARPGNRTSFQHKSWQDWLLDGTGLLFQGLAIPILQVTLVYQLYSVLIPHLRDILVLPPMIAFLLSFVFVDYLYYWNHRLLHSRFFWRLHQVHHTVTQRDVLGTSRNTLWTSFFILYLLVHALFIYLLFDPKWYVLGISLTSILDLWRHSAIEPKQGSFFDRAISPWLTLPRDHAWHHTPNPQTGNYGANFKLWDKLHRTNCTHDTAPTHLGIDTQLTLIQKLFFPIK
- a CDS encoding aromatic ring-hydroxylating dioxygenase subunit alpha, which produces MQFEDFWYVVALSQELKPNAVLSRTVLGEWLAIFRGDNGEAVALQDRCLHRNSRLSRGNVRQGMLSCPYHGWVYDKQGKVVSVPSEGDDHFNPLIEQIDIGSEECTTKAYRHKRCAKKYETREQEGYVYVRLAANPSEEFQPFSMPYYGKPGWETVRVINHFQNTVINCAENFIDIPHTVSVHPGIFRTSRKQKLEMTVERKNGAVLVKYQKETNNLGWYARFLNPKKNEIKHTDSFYMPNVTSVEYNMGNRRRLFITSQSIPETEDSTLVYTDVTFNYGIWNKIARPFVRWTAQKIIRQDIEALAIQGEAIKKYGTQFANTPADTIHVFVESIFNQIARKKDPRILPNRSVRVSFWV
- a CDS encoding 2Fe-2S iron-sulfur cluster binding domain-containing protein, giving the protein MSNKKYLVGFPETNFSSLALEQNAQLSEYLTVQNSPLLFGCRTGICGTCLVEVEGDIIPPSSEEREVLEVLAPGNKKARLACQIKLTGDLKISTLNS
- a CDS encoding aromatic ring-hydroxylating oxygenase subunit alpha, with protein sequence MNQTKNKKSFTAIKIFNNGEIVAKGWYIACKSAEIPNKKAKSLEICGQKIVIFRGTDGKTRALEAYYPHLGTDLGIGKVEGNQIRCFFHHWQFNEEGNCTQIPCQSSIPSKAKLQAYATEEKYGFIWIYPDKIAPQSVAEFDEFKGKSIIAIPDKAFERNCHHHICMMNGIDAQHLQTVHKININMDLILEQNSEENQINFTLRGQFPSTTLREKIGRKLLGESYEYTMRYADGCLGLLTIMKNVKLFPPLHMIYAYTPMASGRTRIQPIYIAQKRKGLFGWFVTQFLLLCTRLAYYALRGEDGQIYDNIRFNPNAILKIDTPLVKYMEYVNKLEISMWSHNLINE
- a CDS encoding SDR family oxidoreductase; protein product: MERLKGQAALVTGSSSGIGAAVAKCFAAEGAKVVVNYASSSEEAEEVVEEIVADGGDAIAVQADVSQEDQVQSLFAKMFEAYGTIDILVNNAGVQQDSDFVDMTLEQWNTVISINLTGQFLCSREAVKEFLRRGIPSYSRAAGKIICMSSVHEIIPWAGHCNYAASKGGVMLLMQSMAQELAHKKIRINSLGPGAIKTPINQDSWDTPEAKEELLKLIPYNRIGVPEDIGKAAVWLASEESDYVHGITLFVDGGMTLYPGFATGGG
- a CDS encoding glycoside hydrolase 100 family protein — protein: MNDLIESAWQLLEKSIISYQGRPVGTLAACNSEKTGLNYDQCFTRDFAVSAIAFLLRGQTEIVRNFLTTTLELQSCQKQMDCFTPGQGLMPASFKITCDEGEEGLGADFGERAIARVAPVDSGFWWLLILRAYVKASDDLDLARKPEFQKGIKLILDLCLTARFAMLPTLLVPDGSFTIDRRMGVYGHPLDVQTLFYLALRSAKELLAPEDDYIEVVNLRLGHLTYHLRTYYWLDFARLNEIYHYKVEQFGKDANNKFNIYPDTIPDWLSTWIPDTGGYLAGNLGPARIDFRWFAQGNLMAILGSLASEEQAQGIMNLIEQRSSDLLGQMPLKMCFPALKGRDWQVLTGSDAKNIPWSYHNSGSWPFLLWELAGAAIKTGHEELAQRAVEIAIQRLPQQDWPEYYDGQEGRLVGKSARKFQTWTIAGFLAAQELLENPQKVEIVCFAEDTGVKACST